ACCATGATACCTTTGATGCGCATGGCAACCTGGAACAGCGTGCCCGTAACAAAATTCTTAAGTGCAGAACAACAAGAGAAGATCATTAAAGACACAATGGTTGGTGGTGCTACACTTACAGCATTGATCGGTACATCTGCATGGTATGCACCGGGTGCTGCAGGAGCTGCATTGGTTGAAAGCATTCTGCGTGATGAAAAGAAACTCTTTACCTGCTGTGTTGCTTTGGAAGGTGAATATGGACAGAAAGATATTTGCTTAGGCGTTCCTGTTACAATTGGCCGTAACGGTTGGGAAAAAATTCTCGACTTTGAATTGAATGCTGATGAGCAAGCTCTCTTTAATAAAAGTGCAGATGCAGTAAGAAATATGAATGATGTTTTGAAAACATTATAATTAATAAAAATATCTTAACGTAAAGCCGTCCCGAAAGACTGTAAGTATTACAGAATTTCGGGACTTTTTTATATAATCTACAGAAAACACTGTATTTGCATATACCAATGCTTTTAACTTCACTTTTTAATAGGTATATTTATACGCACTAACCATCCTGTGAAAATCACTCCTTTTTCCAATCTCTCCTGTTATTAACCTACACGCTAACAATTTGCACTATTGGCGCAACTTAAATTTTGGTTATGAGAACTCCACATGCTTTTTGGTTAACTCTGATTTTGATTTTGCTGCATACAGCAACGGTTCTTGCACAACAACCGCCCCAATTACATAATCCAAAAATTGATCTTAACATAAGCCCGGGGCACAACCCCTCTATTAATCCGCAAACTAATCACGGTATTAATCCCAAGATGAACAGCAACATAAATCCAATTTTAAATAATGAGATTAATCCGGTAGAAAATAAAACGATCAACCCAAAAGTAAACCCATCCATTAACCCCTTAAAGAATCAACTGCTCAGCCCGTTAATGTATAAACATCTATACCCAACAAGCGGTTCGTGGAAAGGACTGTATATCTATAATGAAAAAGATAACTTGATCGGATACATTACAAGGCCATCACGAGATGTGTTAATTTGTTTTGATGTAAAAGGAGTATGGACATGTTACTACGTACTTACTCCGCAAGGAACCTATAACCATTTTGATATGGATGGTAATTGGACGGGAGACTATATCTGCTCCGATTCAAATGCAGGATTCAATGTGTTTAACAAAGAAGGCGAATGGACGGGAAAACATATTAAATAAGCAACTACAACTATACAAGACGTTCCTTAATTGCTTTGCTCACAGCTTCTGTAGCAGAGTGTACCTGAAGCTTCTCATAAATTTTTTTGATATAAGATCTGATCGTTTCAAATGCATAACCTGTTTCATCAGCAATCATTTTATAACTGTTGCCTTTGCATAAGAGCGAAAGGATCACTTTTTCCTTCTCGTTGAAATTATAAATATTCGCTGCAGGTGATTGTTGCATTGAGTTCACCACCATTTTGGCAATAGACGGACTCATGGGTGCACCACCATCTAACACTTCTTTGATGGAAGGAATTAATTTCTCCGAAACATTTTTCTTTAACAGGTAACCTGAAGCACCTGCACATATCGCATCAAAGACATGAGTACTGTCGTCAAAAACGGTAAGCATAATGATTTGTACTTCTTTGTTGAAGGAACGGATGACTTTTACTGCTTCAATACCTGTCCGGCCAGGCATATCAATATCCATTAAAATAACATCGGGAATACTTTCCTTCACCTGCTGTTCAGCCTGCATGCAATTATCATGAGCAGAAATCACTACAAACTCATCTGTAAGTTGAAGCAATTCCTCGAGCCCTTTGCGTAAACCGTTGTTGTCCTCAAATATGATGATTTTTTTTACCATCTGTTTCACAAGTTAATAAAGTAAGAATGATTCCTTAACCCCAATTCAGGTGATGGGTAAGAACAGTTCAATAGTTGTACCATCACCTCTTGCTGTTTTTATCTTTAGCTCTCCGCCCAGTTCTTTCGCACGAGATTGCATATTGTGCAAT
The DNA window shown above is from Lacibacter sp. H375 and carries:
- a CDS encoding response regulator transcription factor encodes the protein MVKKIIIFEDNNGLRKGLEELLQLTDEFVVISAHDNCMQAEQQVKESIPDVILMDIDMPGRTGIEAVKVIRSFNKEVQIIMLTVFDDSTHVFDAICAGASGYLLKKNVSEKLIPSIKEVLDGGAPMSPSIAKMVVNSMQQSPAANIYNFNEKEKVILSLLCKGNSYKMIADETGYAFETIRSYIKKIYEKLQVHSATEAVSKAIKERLV